The genomic window TGCCGGCCATCGTGATGGAACTACTCAACGATGTAGACAATGAGGACGTCGATATTTCGTTGTTAGCCCTCCATGTCAGGATAGATGTCGCCTCACTTAATATGATAAAAAGATGGAGGGCGGAAGTCAGGGTAAGATGAAACGTATTCGATATACAGCAGAACAAAGGGAATGGGCTGTTCAACAAATGATGCCCCCGTTAAACCGAGCAGTGGTGGAATTAGCAAAGGCCACGGGAATTACTACAGTGACGCTACGTGTTTGGCAGAACGTGGCGCGTGAGGAAGGAAGAATTGTGCCTGGAGATGGTAAACAAAGTGATCGCTGGTCCAGCACGGACAAATTTCGCATCGTGCTAGAGGCTGCAGCACTAAGTGAAGTAGAGCTATCGGCGTATTGCAGAACCAAAGGCGTCTATCCAGAACAAGTGACGCAATGGCGTTTAGCCTGCGAGCAGGCCAATGGACAATTGGTGCAGACTAAACCAGATGCCTCACAGACAAAACGCATTGGCGAACTGGAACGCGCCTTAAAAAAGAAAGATGCTGAGTTGGCAGAGTCGGCGGCGCTGCTTGTTTTAAGAAAAAAAGCCGAGGCGATCTGGGGGAGGGAAAAGGACGAATGATCAAAGCCCCAGATCGCCTTGAAGCCCTGACATTGATTAATGAAGCGGTTGCCGCTGGCGCGCGCCAAGACCTTGCTTGCGACATGCTGGGGTTGAGTGTGCGCACCCTACAGCGGTGGCGGCATTCACCACAAGATCGGCGGCCTGATACCATGCATCAGTGTCCTGCAAATAAGCTCAATCAAGCAGAACGTGAGGCATTGTTGGCAGCAGCTAACTGCGCCGAATACGCCAGCATGACGCCGCATCAGATTGTTCCCAAGTTGGCCGACAAAGGAATTTATCTGGCATCGGAATCGACATTTTACCGCGTCATGAAAGCAGCTAATCAAGGACAGCGAAGGGGGCGAAGTAAGAGCCCGCAGAAACGGCCATTGACAACGCATCAAGCAGATGGACCTAACCAAGTGTGGTGCTGGGATATCACCTGGCTACCAAGCACGGTCAAGGGCAGATTCTTTTATTGGTACATGATGAAAGACATCTACAGCCGTAAGCTGGTGGTCAATGAAGTGCATGAAAACGAATCGTCAGAACATGCCAGTCACTTGTTGTGGCGCGGTTGTTTGCGTGAACAAATAGCCGGCAAACCACTGGTGCTGCATTCCGACAATGGCACGGCTATGAAAGGGGCGAACATGCTCTCCGCCATGTACGATCTTGGTGTGGTTCCGTCTTTTAGCCGACCACGTGTCAGCAACGATAACGCCTACGCCGAAGCATTATTTCGTACTGCGAAGTATTGCCCGCAGTGGCCAGAACGGCCATTCGACACCTTGGAAGAAGCGCGTCTCTGGGTACATGAATTCGTCAAATGGTATAACGAAGAACATTGCCATAGCGGCTTGAAATACGTCACTCCAGATCAGCGCCATCGTGGGCAAGCAAGTGTGTTACTTCAGCAGCGTGCACAGGTCTATCAACTAGCCCGTAAAAAAAATCCTCGACGCTGGTCTGGAGAAACGAGAGATTGGACATTAGGCAGTACTGTCTACTTGAATCCTGAACGAGCTCAGATGCAAGAGAAAGATTATATGAAAGCAGCTTAATTTTAAACATTAAAGCGACAACTAGCTTGACACACACCGTTAGCGCAAAAAGTCAGTGGCGATCTGGCGCTGACCGCGAGTACCTTGCGCTATGCCAATTCTGCGTATTACACCACCATGATCAAGGTCACCACGATCCAGCAGGCAATTTGCTTGATGGGCTTGGCGAACGTCAAAAAAATCATCATGATGGCAGCCTTAAGCGGCTGCTTCCCTGAAAACAATTGCAAAGGTTTTGATCATAAGGCGTTCTGGCGGCATTCGATCGCAGTAGCGATTGCCGCCAAGCTGTTAGCCAAACGACTCAATCTCAATGTCGATACCGCCTATACCGCTGGCCTCTTGCACGACTTAGGAGCCTTGGTGTTAGTCACCCAATATCCGCGCCAGTACGAAGCTTGCATCGCTTACCGGCATCAACATCAAATCAGCCAATTCGATGCCGAGCGTCAGGTCTTGGGGATAGATCATGCTGCGGTAGGCATGAGTCTGGCAAACCTATGGAATTTTTCTGAAGTCATGAAAAATGCGATTGCGGGTCACCATCAGCCGGAAACGCCTGGCTTGGGATTCTTGGCAACCGTCATCCATGTCGCGGACGGTATCGCCCATGCCATCGGCGTCAGCAGTACGCCGGATAGCCAGGTGACAGAAGTATCGGGGCAGTCGTGGGAGAGTTTGGATCTGGATCAGACAGTGCTACAAGAGTTAATGCAAGAAACAGCGGCAGAATTAGCGCAAATTAGCCGGGAAGATTTGTAAAAAATCTGCCCTGAATTGCACTAACGTCCCCGCCATTGCCTTTGCGCCGCCACCAAATCCCATCCAAGTTGGCGGCGCGCCTCCTTGGTGTTAAGTGGCGTGGTCGATTGCTCTTGCTGAGAGTGCGGCAACTCTTGATCCTGATGTTTAGCTGGCTGAGAATAGTGTTCCATGATTGCGCCTCTTAATGACATCCTCTATTTGCTTAACGGTTAGTTTTTATTTTTGTTGACGCTAACAAATAAAAATTTTATCTCCGAGCTGCAAAACATGAACGCATTCTATTCTTTACCTTGCACCAATAATTCGGTGATCAACACTGCCTGAATTTTTTCCGAACGCGCATCTTCATTGAGCTGCTGCTTCAATGCCAATTGCGTCTCAGCGATACCTTTAGCGGAACGTAGATCGTCCGGATTCATTGCAGCGATAGTCCTCTGAAAACTATTCTCCAACTCTTTTTTATGCTGTTTCAACCAGTCAGCATCTTCCATATCTATCTGTACCGAAACCCGTAACCTGGCGACGTTTCCATCCATATTGACGATAATTTGCGGGAGAGTCACGTAGTTAAGCCCACTCACATTGCGAGTACTATCCTTGTACATATAAATCAAGCCTGACACGATCAGCAAGCCTAACAGCACTAAGCCTGCAATAGTCTGGGTTAGCCTATCTTTCTTTACCGCAACCACGGGTTTTGTGTTTTTCAATTTAGCGTCCGTTTTGGTAAAAGACTGGGCTGCTGCGATCGATTTTTTTTTCTCGAGCGGGGGATCAGGGACCTCTTTAGCAGCGCTCTGCTGTGTCGTAAAATCTGCTTTTTTTGCTGGCGACGCACCATCGATATTCTCGAAATCGAGTTTTGATGTGAGTAAGTCTCCTTTTGACGAGGGTTTTGACATTACTTATCCTAGTAAAATATATCCACACGGAAACAAAATAAAGATTTTACTGCACATCTAGCCATAGCAATGAAGAAAACTTGCATGCTCTAGCAAGTTCACAAACGAGGCTGGCAAGCGATGTGAACAAGCTGCTTGAAAATTATATGCCCTGGCAATTTCCATTTTATGACAATAGAAAGTATTTATCCGAGTATTTTAAGCGCAGGAAAATACCGTCTCGCTGAGTTTTAAGTCAGCTGGAAGCCGAATTTGGGGAAGAGAGGGAGATCGCAAACAGTATGCGGTATTAATCTGAGAGTTCAGCGCAATACCGCGTTACAAGCTCGGAAAAACTAGGTCTGGGTATTATCTAGATTGAATTGCTTAGGATTTTTACCTGAAATGCCGGCATAAAATTCCTGTATGACTTTCATGTCTTTTTCTATATCGCCAGTAGTATGAAATACTTTACCGATGCCACCGGCCTTACGTTTGAAGTCGAGATAACCTAAGGCAATCGGTACGCCAGCACCATGTGCGATGTAATAAAAGCCGGTTTTCCAGTGCGTCACCTTATTTCTGGTGCCTTCGGGCGGCACGATGACGGTCAATTTTTGATTATCATTGAACGCATTCACCGTACCCTCGACCAAGTTACCAGCACGCGAACGGTCAACCGCAATGCCACCCATCCAGCGCGAGAAGGCACCGAAAAACGGTGGGAACAAACTGGCCTTACCCATCCAATACACATCCAGACGTAATGCGAAACAAATCATCATGGTGTAAGGAAAATCCCAGTTACTGGTGTGAGGTGCGGCGATCAATACATATTTCAGCTCGGATGGTTTTTGGCCCTCGACTTTCCAGCCACACAGACGTAAAACGCAGACAGAAAACCAGCGCATCAGAGTGTTAATAATCGGGGTGTCAAAAATTGTATAGTGCATACCGTAAGCAATTGATATAGGACTTTCGCAAAATTGTTCCAGCTAGGCGTGCCGCCGAAGACAGTACTTTAGTACGGCAAGGCGGATACAAGGACGCTGGGGCGGTTTTGCGTAAGTACTATGATAATAAAAGAAAATATGGAGCCACAAATGTCACGGCATTATAGTGATGCAGCCTCACTATGAGGAGAAAATATCGCCTCAGCCTTAAGATATTTCGCTATTTTTTGCTATCTATAATCGAATTGCTATCGAATAAAACAAAATCGACCATATCGCGTCAATTTTTTTGAAGTACACAAACTGACTACGCTGGACTATTTTTCTATCCACTGCAAGATTGCTTGCCAT from Undibacterium parvum includes these protein-coding regions:
- a CDS encoding IS3 family transposase (programmed frameshift), which translates into the protein MKRIRYTAEQREWAVQQMMPPLNRAVVELAKATGITTVTLRVWQNVAREEGRIVPGDGKQSDRWSSTDKFRIVLEAAALSEVELSAYCRTKGVYPEQVTQWRLACEQANGQLVQTKPDASQTKRIGELERALKKKDAELAESAALLVLRKKAEAIWGRGKGRMIKAPDRLEALTLINEAVAAGARQDLACDMLGLSVRTLQRWRHSPQDRRPDTMHQCPANKLNQAEREALLAAANCAEYASMTPHQIVPKLADKGIYLASESTFYRVMKAANQGQRRGRSKSPQKRPLTTHQADGPNQVWCWDITWLPSTVKGRFFYWYMMKDIYSRKLVVNEVHENESSEHASHLLWRGCLREQIAGKPLVLHSDNGTAMKGANMLSAMYDLGVVPSFSRPRVSNDNAYAEALFRTAKYCPQWPERPFDTLEEARLWVHEFVKWYNEEHCHSGLKYVTPDQRHRGQASVLLQQRAQVYQLARKKNPRRWSGETRDWTLGSTVYLNPERAQMQEKDYMKAA
- a CDS encoding flagellar basal body-associated FliL family protein translates to MSKPSSKGDLLTSKLDFENIDGASPAKKADFTTQQSAAKEVPDPPLEKKKSIAAAQSFTKTDAKLKNTKPVVAVKKDRLTQTIAGLVLLGLLIVSGLIYMYKDSTRNVSGLNYVTLPQIIVNMDGNVARLRVSVQIDMEDADWLKQHKKELENSFQRTIAAMNPDDLRSAKGIAETQLALKQQLNEDARSEKIQAVLITELLVQGKE
- a CDS encoding lysophospholipid acyltransferase family protein, translated to MHYTIFDTPIINTLMRWFSVCVLRLCGWKVEGQKPSELKYVLIAAPHTSNWDFPYTMMICFALRLDVYWMGKASLFPPFFGAFSRWMGGIAVDRSRAGNLVEGTVNAFNDNQKLTVIVPPEGTRNKVTHWKTGFYYIAHGAGVPIALGYLDFKRKAGGIGKVFHTTGDIEKDMKVIQEFYAGISGKNPKQFNLDNTQT